In the Octadecabacter sp. SW4 genome, one interval contains:
- a CDS encoding DUF2063 domain-containing protein, with the protein MTVNQTAFRQAVLDPAMPAPDGLADGQGRRTTKRFDVYRNNVAVSLTEALEAAFPVIRKLVGNEFFRAMSGVYLRAHPPASPLMMFYGADMPAFLAGFTPAASLPYLPDVAHLELALRHAYHAPDTAPIAADALAQYPPENLGDLRFALAPALRLVASPYPIHGLWRANMAGAAPTKGAETVLITRPDLDPQMHVIPPAAARFIVALKADATLAGAADEAGETLDLTAILGLLLRQRAITEIKP; encoded by the coding sequence ATGACGGTCAACCAAACCGCGTTTCGACAAGCGGTGCTTGATCCCGCCATGCCCGCCCCTGACGGGCTGGCCGACGGGCAGGGACGCAGGACCACGAAACGGTTCGATGTCTATCGCAATAATGTCGCCGTCAGTTTGACAGAGGCCCTCGAGGCTGCCTTTCCGGTCATTCGCAAACTGGTCGGGAACGAATTTTTCCGTGCCATGTCTGGGGTTTACCTGCGTGCGCATCCGCCCGCGTCGCCGCTGATGATGTTCTATGGCGCCGATATGCCCGCGTTTCTGGCCGGGTTCACCCCCGCCGCCAGCCTGCCATATCTGCCCGATGTGGCGCATCTGGAACTGGCGCTGCGCCATGCCTACCATGCGCCGGACACCGCACCGATCGCAGCTGACGCGCTGGCGCAATACCCGCCCGAGAACCTGGGCGATCTGCGCTTTGCCCTTGCGCCCGCCCTGCGCCTTGTGGCCTCGCCCTACCCGATTCACGGACTTTGGCGCGCCAATATGGCCGGGGCTGCGCCCACGAAAGGGGCGGAAACCGTGCTGATCACCCGCCCCGATCTGGACCCGCAGATGCATGTGATACCCCCAGCCGCCGCGCGCTTTATCGTCGCGCTCAAGGCCGATGCGACCCTCGCGGGGGCCGCCGACGAAGCGGGTGAAACCCTCGATCTGACCGCAATACTCGGGCTGCTGTTGCGGCAGCGCGCCATTACCGAAATCAAGCCCTGA
- a CDS encoding DUF2282 domain-containing protein, translating into MSNTYKTLAIAASVATAVAGLATTASAAEEEKCFGIALAGENDCKAGPGTTCAGTSTIDYQGNAFSLVPAGTCETTMIEAMGDEPARQGSLVELDRDLPA; encoded by the coding sequence ATGTCCAACACTTACAAAACCCTCGCGATTGCTGCCTCTGTTGCAACGGCTGTGGCCGGGCTGGCCACCACCGCAAGTGCCGCCGAAGAAGAGAAATGCTTTGGCATTGCACTGGCTGGCGAAAACGATTGCAAGGCTGGCCCCGGCACCACATGCGCCGGCACATCCACCATCGATTATCAGGGCAACGCATTCTCGCTGGTCCCCGCCGGCACCTGCGAAACCACGATGATCGAAGCGATGGGCGACGAGCCCGCACGCCAAGGCTCGCTCGTTGAACTGGATCGCGATCTGCCCGCGTAA
- a CDS encoding cold-shock protein has protein sequence MPKGTVKWFNTAKGFGFIAPDDGGADIFVHISAVEASGLTNLADDQAVEFELVDGRDGRKMAGDIKVV, from the coding sequence ATGCCTAAAGGCACCGTAAAATGGTTCAACACTGCCAAGGGTTTCGGCTTCATCGCACCCGATGATGGCGGGGCAGATATCTTCGTGCATATTTCCGCCGTCGAGGCATCAGGTTTGACCAATCTTGCCGACGATCAGGCGGTTGAATTTGAATTGGTCGACGGGCGCGATGGCCGCAAGATGGCTGGTGACATCAAAGTCGTCTAA
- the thrS gene encoding threonine--tRNA ligase has translation MSQISLTFPDGNSRDFDAGVTPAEVANAIATSLGKKAISATVNGKHWDLQWPIDSDASIAINTMKDDAAALELVRHDLAHIMARAVQEIWPDTKVTIGPVIENGWYYDFDRAEPFTPEDLGLIEKKMKEIINKRDPVTTEVWDRARAIKFYEAGNEPYKVELINAIPGDEPLRMYWHGHWQDLCRGPHLQNTGQVPADAFKLMSIAGAYWRGDSDRAMLQRIYGVAFLNKEGLKAHLHMLEQAALRDHRKLGREMDLFHMQEEAPGQIFWHPNGWRIYTTLQDYMRRMQTKHGYVEVNTPQVVDRRLWEASGHWGKYQEHMFIVEVDEDHAREKTVNALKPMNCPCHVQIFNQGLKSYRDLPLRMAEFGSCNRYEPSGALHGIMRVRGFTQDDGHIFCREDQIESETAIYIEFLSQVYKDLGFENFRVKFSDRPEKRSGSDDVWDKAEAALLNATRAAGIEPEMNPGEGAFYGPKLEFVLTDAIGRDWQCGTHQVDFVLPERLDANYIGEDGAKHRPVMLHRATLGSFERFIGILIESHAGKLPFWIAPRQVVVTTIVSDADDYANEIVAALQAAGVRAEADTRNEKINYKVREHSLGKVPVILAIGQREVEDRTVSVRRLGEKQSNVTSLDEIVAQLKIEATAPDLL, from the coding sequence ATGAGCCAGATTTCCCTTACATTTCCCGACGGCAATTCACGCGATTTCGACGCAGGTGTCACACCTGCCGAGGTGGCCAATGCCATCGCCACGTCACTTGGCAAAAAGGCGATCAGCGCCACCGTGAATGGCAAACACTGGGACTTGCAGTGGCCCATCGACAGCGATGCCAGCATCGCCATCAACACCATGAAGGACGATGCGGCGGCCCTTGAGCTGGTGCGCCACGACCTGGCCCATATCATGGCCCGCGCCGTGCAGGAAATCTGGCCCGACACCAAAGTGACCATCGGGCCGGTGATCGAAAACGGCTGGTATTACGACTTTGACCGCGCTGAACCTTTCACGCCCGAAGATCTGGGCCTGATCGAGAAAAAGATGAAAGAGATCATCAACAAGCGCGACCCCGTGACAACCGAAGTCTGGGACCGCGCGCGTGCAATCAAGTTCTACGAGGCGGGGAACGAACCCTACAAGGTCGAGCTGATCAACGCGATTCCGGGCGATGAACCGCTGCGGATGTATTGGCATGGCCACTGGCAGGATTTGTGCCGTGGCCCGCATTTGCAAAATACCGGTCAGGTGCCCGCGGATGCGTTCAAACTGATGTCGATCGCCGGTGCCTATTGGCGCGGTGACAGCGACCGCGCGATGCTGCAACGTATCTATGGCGTGGCGTTCCTGAACAAGGAAGGCCTGAAGGCGCACCTGCACATGCTGGAACAGGCCGCCCTGCGCGATCACCGCAAGTTGGGCCGCGAGATGGACCTGTTTCACATGCAAGAAGAAGCGCCGGGCCAGATTTTCTGGCACCCCAACGGCTGGCGCATCTATACGACGCTTCAGGATTACATGCGCCGGATGCAGACCAAACACGGCTACGTCGAGGTCAACACGCCACAGGTCGTTGACCGCCGGTTGTGGGAGGCCTCGGGCCACTGGGGAAAATATCAGGAGCACATGTTCATCGTCGAAGTGGACGAAGACCACGCACGCGAGAAAACCGTGAATGCGCTGAAACCGATGAACTGCCCCTGCCACGTTCAGATTTTCAATCAAGGTCTGAAATCCTACCGCGACCTGCCCCTGCGCATGGCAGAATTTGGATCGTGCAACCGTTACGAACCCTCGGGCGCGTTGCACGGCATTATGCGCGTGCGCGGCTTTACCCAAGATGACGGGCATATCTTTTGCCGCGAGGATCAGATCGAAAGCGAAACCGCGATCTATATTGAGTTTCTCAGCCAGGTTTACAAAGACCTTGGCTTTGAGAACTTCCGCGTAAAGTTTTCCGACCGCCCCGAAAAGCGATCCGGCAGCGATGACGTCTGGGACAAGGCCGAAGCCGCCCTTTTGAACGCCACCCGCGCCGCCGGGATCGAACCGGAAATGAATCCCGGCGAAGGCGCGTTTTATGGTCCCAAGCTTGAGTTCGTGCTGACGGATGCGATTGGCCGCGATTGGCAGTGCGGCACCCATCAGGTGGATTTCGTGCTGCCTGAACGCCTTGATGCGAATTATATCGGCGAGGACGGCGCCAAACACCGCCCCGTCATGCTGCACCGCGCAACGCTGGGAAGTTTCGAGCGTTTCATCGGTATCCTGATCGAAAGCCACGCGGGTAAACTGCCGTTCTGGATCGCGCCGCGTCAGGTTGTCGTCACCACCATCGTGTCGGACGCCGATGACTATGCCAACGAGATCGTCGCCGCGCTGCAAGCCGCAGGCGTGCGCGCCGAGGCCGATACCCGCAACGAAAAGATCAACTACAAGGTGCGCGAACACAGCCTTGGCAAAGTGCCGGTGATTTTGGCCATCGGCCAGCGCGAGGTCGAGGACCGCACAGTGTCGGTGCGCCGTCTTGGCGAGAAGCAGTCAAATGTTACAAGTCTGGACGAAATCGTCGCACAACTGAAAATCGAGGCCACCGCACCCGACCTTTTGTAA
- a CDS encoding DoxX family membrane protein, with protein sequence MSAFITRYAALLAMLDRAAPVVLPTLARLVFSAVTLLYFWRAAVTKLGDGFFGFLSPSSGGYVQIFPRAMEAAGYSTSELGVFHWAVVVAGTWAEFILPLLILLGLLTRPAALGMIGFVVVQSLTDLYGHGGIEYIETVGAWFDRLPDGVVLDQRAFWVLALLVLVFKGAGPLSLDRLFKSAL encoded by the coding sequence ATGTCCGCATTCATCACCCGTTACGCTGCACTCCTTGCCATGCTTGACCGCGCCGCGCCTGTGGTCCTGCCCACCCTTGCACGGCTGGTCTTTAGCGCGGTCACCTTGCTTTATTTCTGGCGCGCGGCCGTCACCAAACTGGGGGACGGTTTCTTTGGATTTCTGTCGCCGTCCTCGGGCGGATACGTGCAAATCTTCCCGCGCGCGATGGAGGCCGCAGGTTATAGCACCAGCGAACTGGGCGTGTTTCACTGGGCCGTTGTCGTTGCCGGCACATGGGCCGAATTCATCTTGCCGCTGCTGATCCTGCTGGGCCTGCTGACCCGCCCCGCGGCATTGGGTATGATTGGCTTTGTCGTCGTGCAAAGCCTGACGGACCTTTATGGACACGGCGGCATTGAATACATCGAAACCGTTGGCGCGTGGTTTGACCGCCTGCCAGACGGCGTGGTTCTGGATCAGCGTGCGTTCTGGGTGCTTGCGCTTTTGGTGCTGGTGTTCAAAGGGGCCGGGCCACTGTCACTGGATCGCCTGTTCAAAAGTGCGCTTTAG
- a CDS encoding carboxylesterase: protein MTQHLHTPQGRTIAYHLIRGSGPTVVFLGGFMSDMAGTKAVFLEDWCRAQGRAFLRFDYSGHGESSGRFTDGTIGDWFADARAALSLIDGPVVLVGSSMGGWISLLLAREMPAKVAGLVTIAAAPDFTEDSMWAGFDADQRAALDRDGQIALPSDYDAPYTITRRLIEDGRDNLVLRSPLDLPFPVRFLQGTADADVEMSVALRLLDHATGADMRLTLVKGADHRFSDDACLDLITTTVADVIARA from the coding sequence ATGACACAGCATTTGCACACACCCCAAGGGCGGACGATCGCCTATCACCTGATCCGCGGCAGCGGTCCGACGGTGGTGTTCCTGGGCGGTTTCATGTCGGATATGGCTGGCACCAAGGCTGTCTTTCTTGAAGACTGGTGCCGCGCGCAGGGCCGCGCGTTCTTGCGGTTCGATTATTCCGGCCACGGCGAAAGCAGCGGCAGGTTTACCGATGGCACGATTGGCGACTGGTTTGCAGATGCCCGCGCCGCCCTGTCGTTGATCGACGGTCCGGTCGTGCTTGTCGGATCTTCGATGGGGGGCTGGATTTCACTGCTGCTGGCCCGCGAGATGCCCGCCAAGGTCGCCGGATTGGTCACCATTGCCGCCGCCCCCGATTTCACCGAAGACAGCATGTGGGCAGGCTTTGACGCCGATCAGCGTGCGGCGCTGGATCGTGACGGCCAAATCGCACTGCCTTCGGACTACGACGCCCCCTATACGATCACCCGCCGCCTGATCGAGGACGGGCGCGACAATCTGGTGTTGCGCAGCCCGCTGGATTTGCCCTTTCCTGTCAGGTTCCTGCAAGGCACGGCTGACGCAGATGTGGAAATGTCGGTGGCGCTGCGCCTGCTGGACCATGCCACGGGGGCTGACATGCGGCTGACGTTGGTGAAGGGGGCCGATCACCGCTTTTCCGATGATGCCTGCCTTGATCTGATCACCACGACTGTGGCGGATGTGATCGCGCGCGCGTGA
- a CDS encoding thymidylate synthase: MRKAISFSLLLGLLAACGDGNPFTFGVTETPIEPPVVSDSGVPEKVQGNVASVTFVAGAPTISVQITSLDQGTIDAVYNRNPALNVPGYQAYTYQDDPLDRMFVAIVAESPDAAMQAAVVMDGGQFTKFFGGTSVTQVGTYSADTGLVSYAGTYAGLSNINAPGAELLPVPAGTDPAILPSQPTRVTGDVFINADFTDNTINGAITNRELTEYGTAIPDVFLIPGDIAADGTFEGSVELGDQTGVGNYAGVFGGTGATSVGGGVLLDGDFITGVENEQEYGIFVLAQCGTPGDAAICAGVN, translated from the coding sequence ATGCGCAAAGCAATTTCATTCAGCCTGTTGTTGGGGCTGCTGGCAGCATGTGGCGATGGGAATCCGTTTACGTTTGGCGTGACGGAAACGCCTATCGAACCGCCCGTCGTCAGTGACAGCGGTGTCCCCGAAAAGGTGCAGGGCAATGTGGCGTCCGTTACCTTTGTCGCAGGCGCTCCGACAATCTCGGTGCAGATCACCTCGCTTGACCAAGGGACGATTGACGCGGTTTACAACCGTAATCCAGCGCTGAACGTCCCGGGCTATCAGGCCTATACCTATCAAGACGACCCGCTTGACCGGATGTTCGTCGCGATTGTCGCCGAAAGCCCGGATGCTGCAATGCAGGCCGCAGTTGTGATGGACGGCGGCCAGTTCACGAAATTCTTTGGCGGTACAAGCGTCACGCAGGTCGGGACCTACAGCGCGGATACCGGTCTTGTCAGCTATGCTGGCACCTATGCGGGCCTCAGCAATATCAACGCACCGGGTGCCGAATTGTTGCCGGTGCCCGCGGGCACCGACCCCGCAATCCTGCCATCGCAACCCACCCGCGTCACGGGCGATGTCTTTATCAACGCCGATTTTACCGACAACACGATCAACGGGGCGATCACCAACCGTGAATTGACGGAATATGGAACAGCGATCCCCGATGTATTCCTGATCCCGGGCGATATCGCCGCCGATGGCACATTTGAGGGATCGGTCGAACTTGGCGATCAAACGGGTGTCGGCAATTATGCCGGTGTCTTTGGTGGCACGGGGGCCACCTCGGTCGGTGGCGGCGTTCTTCTTGACGGTGATTTCATTACGGGTGTCGAGAATGAACAGGAATACGGGATCTTCGTGCTGG
- a CDS encoding arsenate reductase family protein: protein MKGPLMRIFALKSCDTCRKAIAAIRAAGHDPQVIDVRADGVSDEDRAAILKAFGHKAINRASTTWRGLSDAEKESDPNDLLAQHPTLMKRPVIDHAGQLYLGWKGDVQAAILG from the coding sequence ATGAAAGGCCCGCTTATGCGCATCTTTGCCCTGAAATCCTGCGACACCTGCCGCAAGGCAATTGCCGCGATCCGCGCGGCGGGTCATGACCCGCAGGTGATTGATGTGCGCGCCGACGGTGTATCTGACGAGGACCGCGCGGCAATTCTCAAAGCCTTTGGCCACAAGGCGATCAACCGCGCGTCAACCACATGGCGCGGCCTGTCAGACGCTGAAAAAGAAAGTGATCCCAATGATTTACTTGCGCAGCATCCGACCCTGATGAAACGCCCTGTGATCGACCACGCGGGTCAGCTTTATCTGGGCTGGAAGGGGGATGTGCAGGCGGCCATCCTTGGATAG
- a CDS encoding SRPBCC domain-containing protein, whose amino-acid sequence MTEKPKFMMQTYIRCTQDALWDALRDADAFQHYDFLEQRAKREGDNVTYMMPDGTVTLHARDLEVVPKTKLVTSFEPTWAPDDPPSRITYEIAVEGDFCCLTVLHEDLTNDPSDGTGDGWVRSIAGLKTWLETGKPAHFGGAYLMEQM is encoded by the coding sequence ATGACCGAGAAACCAAAATTCATGATGCAGACTTATATCCGCTGCACGCAGGATGCGCTTTGGGACGCGCTGAGGGATGCGGATGCATTCCAGCACTATGATTTCCTTGAACAAAGGGCGAAGCGGGAGGGTGACAACGTCACCTATATGATGCCCGATGGCACGGTGACGCTGCATGCCCGCGACCTTGAGGTGGTGCCCAAGACCAAGCTGGTGACCTCGTTCGAGCCGACATGGGCGCCCGACGATCCCCCATCACGGATCACCTATGAAATCGCGGTCGAAGGCGACTTTTGCTGCCTGACCGTGCTGCATGAAGACCTGACCAACGATCCATCCGACGGCACCGGTGACGGCTGGGTGCGCAGCATTGCGGGCCTCAAGACATGGCTGGAAACCGGCAAACCTGCCCACTTTGGCGGTGCCTACCTGATGGAACAGATGTAG
- a CDS encoding thymidylate synthase — protein sequence MHQYHAALRQVLETGVTSSDRTGTGTISAFGLQSRYPLADGFPLVTTKKLHLRSIIHELLWFLSGDTNIGYLKDNGVSIWDEWADENGDLGPVYGHQWRHWPGRKGEIDQIATLLDQIENTPDSRRMIVSAWNPADVPDMALPPCHTLWQVRIAGGKLHLQLYQRSADMFLGVPFNIASYALLQHMLAHVTGYAVGDFVHTMGDAHIYSNHMEQVRTQLSRSPKPLPQLRISRKVTSLFDFKYEDFEISGYDPDPAIRAPVAV from the coding sequence TTGCATCAATATCACGCGGCCCTGCGGCAGGTTCTTGAGACCGGCGTGACATCAAGCGACCGCACCGGCACTGGCACGATTTCGGCCTTTGGCCTGCAAAGCCGCTATCCGCTGGCCGATGGTTTTCCGCTGGTAACGACGAAAAAGCTGCACCTGCGCTCGATCATCCATGAACTGCTGTGGTTCCTGTCGGGCGATACCAATATCGGTTATTTGAAAGACAACGGCGTGTCGATCTGGGATGAATGGGCCGATGAAAATGGCGATCTTGGCCCCGTCTATGGCCACCAGTGGCGCCATTGGCCTGGCCGCAAGGGCGAGATCGACCAGATCGCAACCCTGCTGGACCAGATCGAAAACACCCCCGACAGCCGTCGTATGATCGTCTCGGCGTGGAATCCGGCGGATGTGCCTGACATGGCGCTGCCGCCCTGCCATACCCTATGGCAAGTGCGGATCGCCGGCGGCAAACTGCATTTGCAGCTTTATCAACGCTCGGCCGATATGTTTCTTGGCGTGCCGTTCAACATCGCATCCTATGCGTTGCTGCAACATATGCTGGCCCATGTGACGGGCTACGCGGTGGGCGATTTCGTGCATACGATGGGCGACGCGCATATTTATTCCAACCACATGGAACAGGTGCGGACACAACTGTCGCGTAGCCCCAAACCACTGCCGCAATTGCGGATTTCCCGCAAGGTGACCTCGCTGTTTGATTTCAAATACGAGGACTTCGAGATTAGCGGCTATGACCCCGATCCCGCAATTCGCGCGCCGGTGGCCGTATGA
- a CDS encoding metalloregulator ArsR/SmtB family transcription factor: MDQIFKALNDPTRRAILDTLREQDGQSLSDLEAKLTLTRFGVMKHLRVLESADLIGTRKVGRFKYHYLNALPMQALMDRWVAPFLQPQARALSELKTKLEREGKTGKPDFMMQIFIRCTLDALWRALTQADEMARYHFAGNVVQGNAAVGAATAFIQPNGDAMLRQVTTELDPKSRIAMTFEPLFMGPAAPPSHMVYLIDEQGETCKLTIQHYDMAPGQDGFAEGWARLAVSLKTYLETGNALKAAM; the protein is encoded by the coding sequence ATGGACCAGATCTTCAAAGCCCTCAACGATCCCACCCGCCGCGCAATCCTTGACACGTTGCGCGAGCAGGACGGGCAAAGCCTGTCCGACCTCGAGGCGAAGCTGACCCTGACCCGCTTTGGCGTCATGAAACACCTGCGGGTGCTGGAAAGCGCCGATTTGATCGGCACCCGCAAGGTGGGGCGGTTCAAGTATCATTACCTCAATGCTTTGCCGATGCAGGCGCTGATGGATCGCTGGGTCGCGCCGTTTTTGCAGCCCCAGGCCCGCGCGCTCAGCGAGCTGAAAACCAAACTAGAAAGAGAGGGCAAAACCGGAAAACCCGATTTCATGATGCAGATATTTATCCGCTGCACGCTGGATGCCTTGTGGCGCGCGTTAACCCAAGCCGATGAAATGGCGCGTTATCACTTTGCTGGCAACGTGGTGCAGGGCAACGCGGCGGTGGGCGCGGCGACGGCGTTTATCCAGCCCAATGGCGATGCGATGCTGCGGCAGGTCACGACGGAGCTGGACCCGAAATCGCGTATTGCCATGACGTTTGAACCGCTTTTCATGGGGCCCGCGGCACCGCCTTCACACATGGTCTATCTGATCGACGAACAGGGCGAGACCTGCAAACTGACCATCCAACATTACGACATGGCACCGGGTCAGGACGGCTTTGCCGAAGGCTGGGCGCGTCTGGCGGTAAGCCTCAAGACATACCTTGAAACCGGCAACGCCCTGAAGGCGGCGATGTGA
- a CDS encoding DUF692 family multinuclear iron-containing protein: MFDALQNTLPALPGVGYKPQHFAAVMDDPAPVGWLEIHAENYMGGGGRPLAQLRALSEKFPISVHGVGLSIGGEGPLDPDHLARLKTLCDWLDPASFSEHLAWSTHDSQFLNDLLPLPYTGATVARVADHIDRVQDVLGRQMLLENPSSYLAFVESEMTETDFLREVTHRTGCGLLLDVNNVFVSATNLGYAPQGYIDDYPLSAVGEIHLGGHDEDEDEHGAPLLIDSHGREVVDPVWALLDYTLAKSGPRPVLIEWDTDVPDWPVLAAEAQRAAQALVLA; this comes from the coding sequence ATGTTCGACGCCCTACAAAACACGCTGCCCGCCCTGCCCGGCGTCGGTTACAAACCGCAGCATTTTGCGGCCGTGATGGACGATCCCGCGCCGGTGGGCTGGCTGGAAATCCACGCCGAAAACTACATGGGTGGCGGTGGGCGCCCCTTGGCGCAACTGCGCGCCCTGTCTGAAAAATTCCCGATATCCGTGCATGGTGTCGGTCTGTCGATTGGTGGCGAAGGGCCGCTTGATCCGGACCACCTTGCCCGTCTGAAAACCCTGTGTGACTGGCTTGATCCGGCCAGTTTTTCCGAGCATCTGGCATGGTCCACCCATGACAGCCAGTTCCTGAACGACCTGCTTCCGCTGCCCTACACGGGTGCCACCGTGGCGCGCGTCGCTGATCATATCGACCGCGTGCAGGATGTGCTGGGACGGCAGATGCTGCTGGAAAACCCGTCCTCCTACCTTGCGTTTGTCGAATCCGAGATGACGGAAACCGATTTTCTGCGCGAGGTTACGCATCGCACCGGATGCGGGCTATTGCTGGACGTGAACAACGTCTTTGTATCGGCCACCAACCTTGGTTACGCGCCCCAGGGATATATCGACGACTACCCCCTGTCGGCGGTCGGTGAAATCCACCTTGGCGGCCATGACGAGGACGAAGACGAACATGGCGCGCCGCTGTTGATCGACAGCCACGGGCGCGAAGTGGTGGACCCGGTCTGGGCGCTTCTGGACTATACCCTGGCCAAATCCGGGCCCCGCCCGGTGCTGATCGAATGGGACACGGATGTGCCTGACTGGCCGGTGCTGGCCGCCGAGGCACAGCGCGCGGCGCAAGCGCTGGTGCTGGCATGA
- a CDS encoding dihydrofolate reductase: MISLIVARARNGAIGKDNDIPWHAPEDLAFFQRETTGGAIIMGRNTWDSLPPFKPLKGRLNIVVTSRETGAPHQVTSVSDAIALAYAQGYRRLYGIGGAGIYRDMLGLADRLLITEVDLEIADADAFFPDIDARNWRELGRQPLRAADPACEAVELLRR; encoded by the coding sequence ATGATTTCGCTGATCGTGGCGCGCGCGCGCAATGGCGCGATTGGCAAGGATAACGATATCCCCTGGCATGCCCCCGAGGATCTGGCGTTTTTCCAACGCGAGACCACGGGCGGGGCCATCATCATGGGGCGCAATACATGGGATAGCCTGCCACCGTTCAAGCCATTGAAAGGGCGGCTCAATATCGTCGTGACCTCGCGCGAAACCGGTGCGCCGCATCAGGTTACCAGCGTTTCCGACGCCATCGCGCTGGCCTATGCGCAGGGGTATCGGCGCCTCTATGGTATCGGCGGGGCAGGGATTTACCGTGACATGCTGGGGCTGGCGGACCGTCTGCTGATCACCGAAGTGGACCTTGAGATTGCCGATGCGGATGCGTTTTTCCCCGACATCGACGCGCGCAACTGGCGCGAACTCGGCCGCCAACCGCTGCGCGCCGCTGATCCGGCTTGCGAGGCCGTGGAACTGCTGCGCCGCTAG